The Bernardetia litoralis DSM 6794 genome includes a window with the following:
- a CDS encoding REP-associated tyrosine transposase, which translates to MSEYRKTYEGGLFFITLTVVGWIDVFTRKEYADIIVQNLEFCQKEKDLAIFAYVIMPSHIHLIVRRNEGLLSGWLRDFKSYTAKQIIKEIENGGFESRKEWLLHLFKYYAKFQAQNSKYMFWQKLNHPTDLFTEKAIKQKIDYIHQNPVAANLVTEESYYHYSSANPLSPLKMNGEE; encoded by the coding sequence ATGTCAGAATATAGAAAAACGTATGAAGGGGGACTATTTTTTATTACACTGACTGTTGTAGGGTGGATTGATGTTTTTACTCGTAAAGAATATGCTGATATAATTGTGCAAAATTTAGAGTTTTGTCAGAAGGAAAAAGATTTGGCTATTTTTGCTTATGTAATTATGCCTAGTCATATTCATTTGATAGTTCGTCGAAATGAAGGTTTATTAAGTGGTTGGCTTAGGGATTTTAAAAGTTATACAGCCAAACAAATCATCAAAGAGATAGAAAATGGAGGTTTTGAAAGTCGCAAAGAATGGCTCTTGCATCTATTCAAGTATTATGCAAAGTTTCAAGCACAAAACAGCAAGTATATGTTTTGGCAAAAATTAAATCATCCTACTGATTTATTTACAGAAAAAGCAATTAAACAAAAAATAGATTACATTCATCAAAATCCAGTTGCAGCAAACCTAGTAACTGAAGAAAGCTATTATCATTATAGTAGTGCGAATCCATTATCGCCTTTAAAAATGAATGGAGAAGAGTAA
- a CDS encoding sigma-54-dependent transcriptional regulator gives MPKKILIIDDEAAIRHTLRDILEYEKYEIDEAKDGQQGLDMLLINNYDVVLCDIKMPKMDGIEVLQKSTELGRENAFIMISAHGNIETAVECTKKGAFDFIEKPPDLNRLLVTIRNAMEKTKLVTETKTLKKKVPKTIDIIGDSQAIHDVKETIEKVAPTDARVMITGPNGSGKELVAKWLHEKSERSAHLLVEVNCAAIPSELIESELFGHEKGSFTSAIKQRIGKFELADKGTLFLDEIGDMSLSAQAKVLRALQEHKITRVGGDKEIKVDVRVVAATNKNLKEEIKNGNFREDLYHRLGVILIKVPPLNERKDDIPLLIEHFLEQIANDYGEPKKKIDSAAVKELQKNEWTGNIRELRNVIERLIIMSGKSITADDVKKHA, from the coding sequence ATGCCAAAAAAAATTCTTATCATAGATGATGAAGCTGCCATTCGTCATACGCTCCGAGATATTTTGGAGTACGAAAAGTACGAAATAGATGAAGCCAAAGACGGACAGCAAGGTCTGGATATGTTGCTTATCAATAATTACGATGTAGTTTTGTGCGACATCAAAATGCCAAAAATGGATGGTATAGAAGTATTACAAAAATCTACCGAACTAGGTAGAGAAAATGCTTTTATTATGATTTCGGCTCACGGAAATATCGAAACTGCCGTTGAATGTACCAAAAAAGGAGCGTTTGATTTTATTGAAAAGCCACCCGATTTGAACCGTCTTTTGGTTACGATTCGCAATGCAATGGAAAAAACCAAACTCGTTACAGAAACCAAAACACTCAAGAAAAAAGTACCCAAAACGATTGACATCATTGGAGATTCACAAGCAATTCATGATGTAAAAGAAACTATCGAAAAAGTTGCGCCTACTGATGCTCGTGTGATGATTACAGGGCCAAATGGCTCTGGTAAAGAATTGGTTGCTAAGTGGTTACACGAAAAAAGCGAGCGTTCGGCTCACCTTTTAGTAGAGGTAAACTGTGCTGCCATTCCTTCCGAACTTATAGAAAGTGAGCTTTTCGGACACGAAAAAGGCTCTTTTACTTCGGCTATCAAACAGCGTATCGGAAAATTTGAATTGGCAGATAAAGGAACTTTGTTCCTTGATGAAATTGGAGATATGAGTCTTTCGGCACAAGCAAAAGTTTTACGTGCTTTACAAGAACACAAAATTACTCGTGTTGGTGGAGATAAAGAAATCAAAGTTGATGTTCGTGTAGTAGCTGCAACAAATAAAAATCTAAAAGAAGAAATCAAAAACGGAAATTTTAGAGAAGATTTGTATCATCGTTTGGGTGTAATTTTGATAAAAGTTCCACCTCTCAATGAGCGCAAAGACGATATTCCACTTCTGATAGAACACTTTTTGGAACAAATTGCTAATGATTATGGCGAACCAAAAAAGAAAATTGATTCAGCAGCTGTCAAAGAACTTCAAAAAAATGAATGGACAGGAAATATTCGTGAGCTTAGAAACGTAATTGAAAGACTTATCATTATGAGTGGGAAATCAATTACTGCCGATGATGTAAAGAAACATGCTTAG
- a CDS encoding TonB-dependent receptor plug domain-containing protein yields MKDTSKNQFIVLKIIIFLIFIFAFYIPSFAQNKSEIIIEGQILDSLKKPIATASVGILEEGKAVQTDSLGNFKLISSLEFSKEFLNKEVTLAAQHPEFRTFRQKIILKLYQKYSIRLSEFEELKAVEITAKLNNDDREISKIVLDPKGLEHTPTGTGEFSQILATLGLGIVSNSELSSAYSVRGGNYEENLIYVNGIEIYRPFLVRSGQQEGLSFVNLDLVKKVEFSAGGWQAKWGDKLSSVLNVDYKTPTSFAGSASVGLLGANAHLEGTNKSKRFSYLAGIRHKDLSYLLNTLETQGEYQPRFTDFQSLLNYKLGKLDKNGNFKNKDKNTTLSLLTAYSQNSYRVFPSSRETTFGTFDEQVRFFVDYTGEELMYYTTYQSALRLSQKFSQKFSMDFTISGVDTREREFVDTEGSYRLSDVNNDITSDNFNQSTLIRGAASEYFYARNSLNAQIYSFKNRSSWQLGNRTMVEFGGEIKSENINDELYEYKVLDSAGFADVNYFVDTKTTLNSVRTQGYAQISHFFGTDTAQWHNLTLGVRVHHWSLNGQTFVSPRLQYKYQPDWKADIQFGLAAGIYQQSPFYRELRNFEGEINKSLLAQRSVHIIGSMDWDFQFNKRPFKLIVESYYKQIANLIPYDVDNMRLRYYATNGAKGYAWGIDSRISGEFIRGTESWFSLSYLQTKEDVDFDERGWVRRPTDQRITATIFFEDHFPDNPTFRVNLRLLFGSGVPFGAPNNQNYRSSFSNPAYRRVDIGFSKSLVFDEDKRIKSIWIGLEVLNILGVENIISHQWISDYVNDVQLAVPNGLSQRFLNIRGVVKF; encoded by the coding sequence TTGAAAGATACCTCAAAAAATCAATTTATAGTACTAAAAATAATTATTTTTCTAATTTTTATTTTTGCTTTTTATATTCCTTCCTTTGCTCAAAACAAATCAGAAATAATTATTGAAGGACAAATTTTAGATTCACTCAAAAAACCTATTGCAACTGCTTCTGTGGGCATTTTGGAAGAAGGAAAAGCCGTTCAAACAGATTCTTTAGGAAATTTCAAATTAATATCTTCTTTAGAGTTTTCAAAAGAATTTTTGAATAAAGAAGTTACTCTAGCAGCCCAACATCCAGAATTTAGAACATTCAGACAAAAAATAATTTTAAAATTATATCAAAAATATAGTATTCGTCTTTCAGAATTTGAAGAATTAAAAGCCGTTGAGATTACAGCAAAATTAAATAATGATGATAGAGAAATTAGTAAAATAGTTCTTGACCCAAAAGGCTTGGAACATACACCCACAGGAACAGGCGAGTTTTCTCAAATTTTGGCTACTCTTGGTTTGGGAATTGTCAGTAATAGCGAACTTTCTTCGGCTTATTCGGTACGTGGTGGAAATTATGAAGAAAATCTGATTTATGTAAATGGAATAGAAATTTATAGACCTTTTTTGGTGCGTTCGGGGCAGCAAGAAGGACTTAGTTTTGTTAATCTTGATTTGGTGAAAAAAGTAGAGTTTTCGGCTGGTGGTTGGCAAGCAAAATGGGGCGACAAACTTTCTTCTGTTTTGAATGTAGATTATAAAACGCCAACTTCTTTTGCAGGCTCAGCTTCTGTGGGACTTTTGGGAGCAAATGCACATTTGGAAGGAACAAATAAATCAAAACGTTTTTCTTATTTGGCAGGAATTAGACACAAAGATTTGAGTTATTTATTGAATACTTTGGAAACACAAGGAGAATATCAACCTCGTTTTACAGATTTTCAATCTCTCTTAAATTATAAATTAGGCAAATTAGACAAAAATGGAAATTTTAAAAATAAAGATAAAAATACAACTCTGAGCCTTCTGACAGCTTATTCTCAAAATAGTTATCGTGTTTTTCCTTCAAGTAGAGAAACTACATTTGGTACTTTTGATGAGCAAGTTCGATTTTTTGTAGATTATACAGGCGAAGAATTGATGTATTATACCACTTATCAATCAGCTTTACGACTTTCTCAAAAATTTTCTCAAAAATTCTCAATGGATTTTACAATTTCAGGAGTAGATACAAGAGAACGAGAATTTGTCGATACAGAAGGTTCATATCGCTTGAGTGATGTAAATAATGATATTACTTCAGATAATTTTAATCAAAGTACGCTTATTCGTGGAGCTGCTTCAGAATATTTTTATGCTCGTAATTCCTTAAATGCTCAAATTTATTCTTTCAAAAATCGTTCTTCGTGGCAGTTAGGAAACCGAACAATGGTGGAGTTTGGAGGAGAAATAAAAAGTGAAAATATAAACGATGAGCTTTATGAATATAAAGTATTAGATTCGGCAGGCTTTGCAGATGTAAATTATTTTGTAGATACAAAAACAACTCTTAATTCTGTCAGAACGCAAGGTTATGCTCAAATTTCACATTTTTTTGGAACAGATACAGCACAATGGCACAATCTAACTCTTGGTGTTCGTGTGCATCATTGGTCTTTGAATGGACAAACTTTTGTAAGTCCACGTCTTCAATATAAGTATCAACCCGATTGGAAAGCAGATATTCAATTTGGGCTTGCAGCAGGAATTTATCAACAATCGCCATTTTATAGGGAGCTACGAAATTTTGAAGGAGAGATTAATAAATCTCTTTTGGCGCAGCGTTCGGTTCATATTATTGGAAGTATGGATTGGGATTTTCAATTCAATAAACGTCCTTTTAAATTGATTGTAGAGAGTTATTACAAACAAATTGCAAACCTTATTCCCTATGATGTGGATAATATGCGTTTGCGTTATTATGCAACCAATGGCGCAAAAGGTTATGCTTGGGGAATTGATTCACGAATTAGTGGCGAGTTTATCAGAGGTACAGAGTCTTGGTTTAGTTTGTCTTATTTACAAACAAAAGAAGATGTAGATTTTGATGAACGTGGTTGGGTTCGTCGTCCAACAGACCAACGAATAACAGCAACAATATTTTTTGAAGACCATTTTCCAGATAATCCCACTTTTAGAGTTAATTTACGTCTTTTGTTTGGTTCTGGAGTTCCTTTTGGTGCGCCAAATAATCAAAATTATCGGTCTTCTTTTTCTAATCCTGCTTATCGTCGTGTGGATATTGGTTTCTCAAAATCTTTAGTTTTTGATGAGGACAAACGTATAAAATCTATTTGGATAGGTTTGGAAGTATTGAATATTTTGGGAGTAGAAAATATCATTTCGCATCAATGGATAAGCGATTATGTAAATGATGTTCAACTTGCTGTTCCGAACGGACTTTCACAGCGTTTTTTGAATATTCGTGGGGTGGTGAAGTTTTAA
- a CDS encoding toxin-antitoxin system YwqK family antitoxin, protein MLKIHINDKHLKNLIDYNTNYPYFYLYKDKLFTGIVYNTNEEGIIIEELMFKEGKLHGTIKEWNDEGELVLKECFKNGMQHGEQKEWCEGRLMECCVYEENKFIEGKSWHFEGNIAEIVNQKESKKWDEEGNLTEYRLQIDKQKIVENYFKTGQIKSKKITYNREINSEYSEWNKKGTLIKTKQVKNEDKKKENKSIEKLKWELRVKKTNKSCYYSFEQEFYDSGDLKNEFIYTHCSIKTSVYILRRFKKWNENGCLIDSNKELATPTDELSEKYNSFFMKAQQSNPFVFSK, encoded by the coding sequence ATGTTAAAAATACATATTAACGACAAGCATCTTAAAAATCTAATTGATTACAATACGAACTACCCTTATTTTTATTTATATAAAGATAAATTATTTACAGGAATTGTTTATAACACCAATGAAGAGGGAATTATAATAGAAGAGTTAATGTTTAAAGAAGGGAAATTACATGGAACAATTAAAGAATGGAATGATGAAGGAGAGTTAGTTTTGAAAGAATGTTTTAAAAATGGAATGCAACATGGAGAACAAAAAGAATGGTGTGAAGGGCGATTAATGGAATGCTGTGTATATGAAGAAAATAAATTTATAGAAGGAAAATCTTGGCATTTTGAAGGTAATATAGCAGAAATAGTCAATCAAAAGGAAAGCAAAAAATGGGATGAAGAAGGTAATTTGACAGAATATCGTTTACAAATAGACAAACAAAAAATAGTAGAAAATTATTTCAAAACAGGACAAATTAAAAGTAAAAAAATAACTTACAATAGAGAAATAAATTCAGAATATAGCGAATGGAATAAAAAGGGTACTTTAATCAAAACTAAACAAGTCAAAAACGAAGACAAGAAAAAAGAAAATAAATCGATTGAAAAATTAAAATGGGAGTTGAGAGTCAAAAAAACAAATAAATCTTGTTATTATTCTTTTGAACAAGAATTTTATGATTCTGGAGATTTGAAAAATGAATTTATATATACACATTGTTCTATAAAAACATCTGTTTATATTCTTCGTAGATTCAAAAAGTGGAATGAGAATGGATGTTTGATAGATTCAAACAAAGAACTGGCAACTCCAACAGATGAATTATCTGAAAAATATAATAGTTTTTTTATGAAAGCTCAACAATCAAATCCTTTTGTGTTTAGTAAATAA
- a CDS encoding FkbM family methyltransferase codes for MRKELLWTPHLLFERLHRLFYDKYKYKKLQKTPARNLHLAYFDSMELLESIEDKENIKTIYDIGACIGTWSLLAKAIFPNSKVYAFEALEKHVKELEQKINHVKEEIEVFNQALGKEEKTQIMYVQKNTDASSFLPISEEGLKEWSFLGETERIELHIKTLSSFIQENKLPSPDLIKIDVQGLELDILEGGRPFIQNAKWILMEVSFEELYKGQPIYTDVFNYMEKIGYKFYSLNKDTTVLNKLVQADILFKKK; via the coding sequence ATGAGAAAGGAATTACTTTGGACACCTCATCTACTTTTCGAAAGGCTTCACAGGTTGTTTTACGACAAATACAAGTACAAAAAACTTCAAAAAACACCTGCTAGGAATCTACACCTTGCTTATTTTGATTCTATGGAACTCTTGGAGAGTATAGAAGACAAAGAAAATATCAAAACGATTTATGATATTGGAGCTTGTATTGGCACTTGGTCGTTACTTGCAAAAGCTATTTTTCCTAACTCAAAAGTATATGCTTTTGAAGCTCTTGAAAAACATGTGAAAGAGTTAGAACAGAAGATAAATCATGTAAAAGAAGAGATTGAAGTGTTTAATCAAGCATTAGGAAAAGAAGAGAAAACACAGATTATGTATGTTCAAAAAAATACCGATGCTTCTAGTTTCTTGCCTATTTCTGAAGAAGGGTTGAAAGAATGGAGTTTTTTAGGTGAAACTGAAAGAATAGAACTACATATCAAAACACTTTCTTCTTTTATTCAAGAAAATAAACTTCCCTCTCCTGATTTAATAAAAATAGATGTACAAGGTTTAGAATTGGATATTTTAGAAGGAGGACGACCATTTATCCAAAATGCAAAATGGATTCTAATGGAAGTTAGTTTTGAAGAGTTGTATAAAGGACAGCCTATTTATACCGATGTTTTTAATTATATGGAAAAAATTGGATATAAATTTTATTCTCTAAATAAAGATACAACAGTTCTTAATAAATTAGTTCAAGCTGATATTCTATTCAAAAAAAAGTAA
- a CDS encoding transposase — MTNLLKQIIMNQEEIREEHEYIGFFTATILKWQRLLKPHKYKQIILDSLKYLVEQKKVKVYAFVIMPNHIHLLWKINEPYLLEDVQRDFLKFTGQAMYRDLLKNHKDILALFRVDLKDRKYQFWKRNSLITFLYYRKTIEQKLDYIHNNPVQGIWESAESVDKYPYSSYNFYEFDDTTIYPFLTHYMEEFE; from the coding sequence TTGACTAATCTATTAAAACAAATAATAATGAATCAAGAGGAAATCAGAGAGGAACACGAATACATAGGTTTTTTCACAGCTACTATTTTGAAATGGCAAAGATTGCTTAAACCTCATAAATACAAACAGATTATTTTAGATAGTTTAAAGTATTTGGTAGAACAGAAAAAAGTGAAGGTTTATGCTTTTGTTATTATGCCTAATCATATTCATTTGCTATGGAAAATAAATGAACCTTATCTTCTGGAAGATGTGCAACGAGATTTTTTAAAGTTTACAGGACAAGCTATGTATCGTGATTTGCTCAAAAATCATAAAGACATATTAGCACTTTTTAGAGTAGATTTGAAAGATAGAAAGTATCAATTTTGGAAACGTAATTCCCTCATTACTTTTTTGTATTACCGAAAAACAATAGAACAAAAACTAGATTATATTCATAACAATCCAGTACAAGGAATATGGGAGTCAGCAGAATCAGTAGATAAATATCCGTATAGTTCATATAATTTCTATGAATTTGATGATACAACTATCTATCCTTTTCTAACTCATTATATGGAAGAATTTGAATAA
- a CDS encoding tetratricopeptide repeat-containing sensor histidine kinase has translation MKELDSLIHALELHQKEDTVKLSLYNSIVIRAIKNDNEMAYRYAKKGYELGKNLYPVRLVAISSYQYAKVLQTKGEHLKATQIIEHQISVFTSEKEISPPFLYHQLGKIYDETGNKVEALNNYLRAFESWRSYKHPLLTKEDFYESIANLYLESQQYREAQYYYEELSKWAIKESTNLDEDIYENKKVQATASQGLARIFIAKKEYDTALFYLQKSEEFCIGKSKRKCLLDTYNLYSKLFFIKFDYNLAKKYAFEALQIAEQLGEQQQIILLSIRLGDIYSAETSYDKAELFLKRAEKTALSLDNNLLYKQVYFSFANLYEKKQKDKMALSYYRKYLMYKDSVNNEVSIRKINSLQMQFEQERHRQEIDVLQLNQREKQLQQKAEVDRAQAFNIIGLIAVIALGIVAFLIYNRYRFGERTQKILQRQSHSINKQNQKLQNINEQLLESKKELNAINRTKDRFFSIVAHDLKGPLNSLKGYSHLISTFGDKLPKEEIISMATDQERTLDNLYKFLEDLLSWSRIQMKAVALEPKNIELKSIVDKMCEILMPQIEEKGIDAQCIDVEGKYVFADENAVFTILRNLVSNAVKFTPREGIIRVKAEKEKDKDENETGFIKISVIDTGIGMPKVVYKRLFRLDNKHSTKGTEGEKGTGLGLIICKEFVEQNGGKIGVKSKEGEGTTFWFTLPSKNDDYNSDSNKDKEVSTIKITGSSVDA, from the coding sequence GTGAAAGAATTAGATAGCCTTATTCATGCATTAGAATTGCACCAAAAAGAAGATACTGTCAAACTTTCTCTTTATAATTCTATCGTTATTAGGGCAATAAAAAATGATAATGAAATGGCCTATAGGTATGCTAAAAAAGGCTATGAGTTAGGGAAAAACCTATATCCTGTTCGTTTAGTAGCTATTTCTTCTTATCAATATGCTAAAGTATTACAAACTAAGGGCGAACATTTAAAAGCAACACAAATTATAGAGCATCAAATTTCAGTATTTACGAGCGAAAAAGAAATTTCTCCTCCATTTTTATATCATCAACTAGGAAAAATTTATGATGAAACAGGAAATAAAGTGGAAGCTCTCAATAATTATTTACGTGCATTTGAGTCGTGGCGAAGCTATAAACATCCATTATTAACAAAAGAAGATTTTTATGAGAGTATTGCAAATCTATACCTTGAAAGTCAACAATATAGAGAAGCTCAATATTACTATGAGGAATTATCAAAATGGGCAATTAAGGAAAGTACAAATTTAGATGAAGATATATACGAAAATAAAAAAGTGCAAGCTACAGCCTCTCAAGGGCTTGCACGAATTTTTATTGCTAAAAAAGAATATGATACTGCTTTATTTTATCTTCAAAAATCAGAAGAGTTTTGTATAGGAAAATCAAAAAGAAAATGTTTGTTAGATACTTATAATTTATATTCAAAATTATTTTTTATAAAATTTGATTATAATTTAGCCAAAAAATATGCTTTTGAAGCATTACAAATTGCTGAACAGTTGGGAGAACAACAACAAATTATTTTATTGTCGATTCGTTTGGGGGATATTTATAGTGCTGAAACTTCGTATGATAAAGCAGAGCTATTTTTGAAACGAGCTGAAAAAACAGCTTTATCTTTAGATAATAATTTATTGTACAAACAAGTTTATTTTTCATTTGCTAATCTGTATGAAAAAAAACAAAAAGATAAAATGGCATTAAGTTATTATAGAAAATATTTAATGTATAAAGATTCAGTAAATAATGAAGTTTCTATTCGTAAAATTAATAGTCTTCAAATGCAGTTTGAACAAGAGCGACATCGACAAGAAATAGATGTTTTGCAGCTTAATCAACGTGAAAAACAACTCCAACAAAAAGCTGAGGTAGATAGAGCGCAAGCCTTTAATATTATTGGGTTGATAGCTGTTATTGCTTTGGGAATAGTTGCTTTTTTGATTTATAACCGTTATCGTTTTGGAGAACGCACTCAAAAAATACTTCAACGTCAAAGTCATTCTATCAATAAACAAAATCAAAAATTACAAAATATAAATGAGCAACTTTTAGAATCTAAGAAAGAACTCAATGCAATTAATAGAACAAAAGACCGTTTTTTTTCTATTGTAGCTCATGACCTCAAAGGCCCTTTGAATTCCCTCAAAGGATATTCACATCTTATTTCTACATTTGGCGACAAACTTCCAAAAGAAGAAATAATTAGTATGGCAACTGACCAAGAACGAACATTGGATAATTTATATAAATTTTTAGAGGATTTACTTTCGTGGTCAAGAATTCAGATGAAAGCAGTTGCTTTAGAACCCAAAAATATAGAATTGAAATCTATCGTAGATAAAATGTGTGAAATATTAATGCCTCAGATAGAAGAGAAAGGAATTGATGCACAATGTATTGATGTAGAAGGAAAATATGTTTTTGCTGATGAAAATGCTGTTTTTACAATTTTGAGGAATTTAGTTTCGAATGCTGTCAAATTCACGCCTAGAGAGGGAATAATAAGAGTAAAAGCAGAAAAAGAGAAAGATAAAGACGAAAATGAAACAGGTTTTATCAAAATATCAGTAATAGATACAGGTATTGGAATGCCAAAAGTAGTTTATAAAAGACTATTCAGATTGGATAATAAACACTCTACAAAAGGAACGGAAGGCGAAAAAGGAACAGGTCTAGGACTAATTATCTGTAAAGAATTTGTAGAACAAAACGGAGGAAAAATAGGAGTAAAAAGCAAAGAAGGAGAGGGAACGACATTTTGGTTTACACTTCCTTCAAAGAATGATGATTATAATTCTGATTCAAATAAAGATAAAGAAGTTTCAACTATTAAAATTACTGGTTCAAGCGTCGACGCTTAA
- a CDS encoding toxin-antitoxin system YwqK family antitoxin — protein MNIYKLLSLLLIIVILFGCENKQNNEQKESTGQVLAYHPNGTVRLVVKEDTAYSYYKTGEIESKSVFINGKKEGISYFFFPSGNTESITTYKDDMINGELTSFYENGNKKMVGTYKNSKQDGDKIFFYENGVIKSKEYSEMGVLKGWQYEYHKNSNLKAKYHINDLGNVDEQIFYDSLGKPKN, from the coding sequence ATGAATATTTACAAATTACTAAGTTTATTATTAATAATTGTAATTCTTTTTGGTTGTGAAAATAAACAAAATAACGAACAAAAAGAGAGTACAGGTCAAGTTTTAGCATATCATCCAAATGGAACAGTGAGGTTGGTCGTAAAAGAGGATACAGCATATTCTTATTATAAGACTGGAGAAATAGAATCAAAATCTGTGTTTATCAATGGGAAAAAGGAAGGAATAAGTTATTTTTTTTTTCCTAGTGGAAATACAGAAAGTATTACTACTTATAAGGATGATATGATAAATGGAGAACTTACTTCATTTTATGAAAATGGAAATAAAAAAATGGTTGGAACTTATAAAAACAGTAAACAAGATGGAGATAAAATTTTTTTTTATGAAAATGGAGTTATAAAATCAAAAGAATATTCAGAAATGGGTGTGCTTAAAGGTTGGCAATATGAATATCATAAAAATAGTAATTTAAAAGCAAAATATCATATCAATGACTTAGGAAATGTAGATGAACAGATTTTTTATGATTCTCTTGGAAAACCTAAAAATTAG
- a CDS encoding glycosyltransferase → MKPLNIYVCLIVENEDSLWHRQFSWTLKKRGHAVFTPPNTIGIGESWNVPFYNWGNTGRKKLSEDILEDITNQHKKNGLDLCLLYLFPFQFEASLLKKIENLGIPCVYFFCDNFYHPKVAKEYAPQATLNWVPEYSVLDSFKESNSNYIYLPMAANPTLNFPTSVSERRENIAFVGYKRDYRVNLLYHLAKAKLPLELYGSGWKKGLGSHLDNENPPEIDLSKYMPMPPLERFNVWLDFKKSAFRKRVLGENTNITPSYENDFYENQEQKEEFLNDLAVDKILQWEDVNKLYAESAITLGINDNFIKDGKGNIVNHPKMRDFEVAMSGACYLTLETPESRNLFEADKEVCFYNNPEELVEKAKFLLKNETFRNSVRIAAYERAMRDHTWEERFKKLFERLNLKF, encoded by the coding sequence ATGAAGCCTTTAAATATATATGTCTGCCTAATTGTTGAAAATGAAGATTCATTATGGCATAGACAATTTTCTTGGACACTCAAAAAACGTGGTCATGCTGTTTTTACACCTCCTAATACAATTGGTATAGGCGAATCTTGGAATGTACCTTTTTACAATTGGGGAAACACAGGAAGAAAAAAACTTTCAGAAGATATTTTAGAAGATATTACAAATCAACACAAAAAAAATGGTTTGGATTTGTGTCTGCTTTATTTATTTCCATTTCAGTTTGAGGCCTCTCTACTCAAAAAAATAGAAAATTTAGGAATTCCTTGTGTCTATTTTTTCTGTGATAATTTTTACCATCCCAAAGTAGCAAAAGAATATGCACCACAAGCTACACTAAACTGGGTACCTGAATATAGTGTTTTGGATTCTTTTAAAGAATCAAATAGTAATTATATTTATTTGCCAATGGCTGCAAACCCCACTCTTAACTTTCCTACTTCTGTTTCTGAACGAAGAGAAAATATTGCTTTTGTAGGCTATAAAAGAGATTATAGAGTGAATTTATTATATCATTTAGCAAAGGCAAAATTACCTTTAGAATTATATGGAAGTGGTTGGAAAAAAGGACTGGGTTCTCATTTGGATAATGAAAACCCTCCAGAAATAGATTTATCAAAATATATGCCTATGCCTCCTTTAGAAAGGTTTAATGTTTGGTTAGATTTTAAAAAGAGTGCATTTAGAAAGCGAGTGTTAGGAGAAAATACCAATATTACACCGAGCTATGAGAATGATTTTTATGAAAATCAAGAACAAAAAGAAGAATTTTTGAATGATTTGGCAGTTGATAAAATCTTGCAATGGGAAGATGTAAATAAACTCTATGCAGAAAGTGCCATTACTTTAGGAATAAATGATAATTTTATAAAAGATGGCAAGGGAAATATTGTTAATCATCCAAAAATGAGAGATTTTGAAGTTGCAATGTCAGGAGCATGTTATCTGACCTTAGAAACTCCAGAAAGTAGAAATTTATTTGAAGCTGATAAAGAAGTTTGTTTTTACAATAATCCAGAAGAATTAGTAGAAAAAGCTAAATTTTTACTTAAAAATGAAACGTTTCGAAATTCTGTGAGAATAGCAGCTTATGAGCGAGCTATGAGAGACCACACTTGGGAAGAACGTTTTAAAAAATTATTTGAAAGGTTGAACTTAAAATTTTAA